The genomic segment attttaccttCCCGCGAGAAGTTCCCGCTCGTTGACGTGCCGACAGCTAGCGGTAGCATCTATATATCTCTCGTCCATGTCCTTCTGGAAGGCTGTCGACCACCGCCTGGACACCGTCTCCAATTCGTTTTGTACTTCCAATAGTACTGATTTTATAGCTTTGAAcacctgtaaataaatacatatggacaaatcacacagattgtgctagccccaaagcaagttcgagacttgtgttatgggatactaactcaacgatactatgttttataacatatacattttactaatattataaatgcgaaggtttgtgaggatatacgtgtgtgaatgtttgttaccctttcatgcaaaatctactggacagattgttatgatatttggtacacgggtagaatataacctggaataacacatggggtactttttatcccgaaatttccacggtaCCGAggccccggggcgaagctagtatataaataacatccAAGACGCAGGCcatgttatattttgaaaaatataattttccatgttgacctaaccaaccggggattgaacccggaaTTGCCCATTGtggcagtccggcgtgatgaccattaggaaTCCggaatcacgctatctattggtgaaaaccgcataagaATCAGTGCAGCAGTTTCTGAGTTTaacgcgaacagacagacaaacgcggcagaggactttaatttataatataaatgtaaggaaaagaattatttaaatttacataaaagttCGTGTTACTGTTGCTAAAGGTCTTGTAATCTGTGCcaatttttgtaacaatctgtgtctgtctgtgccatcgtagcagccaaatgtcggaatcgattttgatctaatttttttttataagaaagaaaattcaatcgagagtgttcttagaaacggaaatgaaatattgattttttaacaaaatcaatatttcaGAAGTTGGTTAAAATTAAGTGAAGCTAAAACTACTTACATTAGAATAACTACCAACTAAATCCCCGGATTGCCTCCCCGCAGCAATTATCGTCAGGTCTTCGTGAACACTCGccaacattaatttattcgtctccacttctttcccactgctgggcgtGGACGGGAGTCtgaaataataagttaaaaaaaaaaaaaacttaatttttaacccccgacgcaaaaagacagacacgttaaacttataacacccctcgtgttataagtttaacgtgtctgtctgggTATCAGTGTATCTGATTgcggcatcgtagctcccaaacggatgaaccgattttcgtttggttttttttttgtgtcataaataattttagcccgagtgttcttagccatgtttcaataaaaatctgttcagctgttcaaaagttgtagcgaaatgaatattgaaagtcgtaggttttttaaatttgtctaacaaaaaaaattgttaacacAATCTTTTATCGTCATCAGAAAGATCTTGTTACATTTAATGTATAAGTAATACAATCgtatccgtgcagtaaaccgtggAAGAGTTCCATAGTCGGGAGCCGATGACGCTTTCACGGCTTACaccgctgggccgattttgatgaaacttttaatagatatagttTATGGCCCGAGTtcgaatatatataaattttacactttatatatataaatttatctattatctATACACAAATTATCTACACAACCaatcatcttgaaattttgcatacatttagCTAGAAGTACGGAGACGGGTATAGGGTTAcctacctttcatcccggaaaaataactgatcCCATGGGCAAAAGTTATTagtacatttaatttcaaatgtgattacaattaaattacctATGGAATGTGCTGTAGACTCTGCACTTTTGTGAGTCTGTGTGTTTCTGCAGTTTGTCATTGTAGTCCAGTATGTTGTGGTGCTGCGCTGTGGGCTCCAGCACCAGCGGCAGAAGATCATGCAGCTCTGATCTCTCTGCGAATGGTagaaagtataaataaatatatatggacaaatcacacagatcgctagctagctagctccaaagttcgagacttgtgttacgggatactaactcaacgatactatattttataacaaatacatatatagataaacatccaagaccctggccaattagaaaaagatcattttccatcatgacccgaccggggatcgaacccgggacctctcggttcagaggcaagcacttcaccactgcgtcaccgaggtcgtaaaaaaaaaaatcttaaggAGCATGGGGGATGTACGAGTCGCGTGCCCATGGCACTGCAGTCTGTATCAGGTTGGGCTTGTGTAATTCTAAAGGTGACAGGAGTCAACACGCCCGTCCGCTATTTGGAGTtcgtgggttcgattcccagatCTATTAAAACCATCATACATGACATTATTTGGATTGgtgtgtattaaaataataatgatactgAATGTGGACGTGTATGCGTTTGCAtttcatgtctgtctgtaaccGGATATAGATACTGTATGTTATTGGATTGGTCCGATAACTAGGAACGCCGATgatcgtgcgaagtggagatgaaATAGTAGGAATGCAGAACATTCAGCATTCCTACCATCTTTTCCGGTTCTCCGGTAAGGAACCGGAAAAACGCTCATATAAGAAAAGTGATTGTGACTGTAACTGTTAAGTTACGACCATTCtgtatacagggttactggtgtctaacgcataaccttccaaaggcgcacaaggtacatagagactaacatcttttgttctacaacctttgtctaaacgtaaaaaatacaaatatttttcttttttataaaacgttaactctgtTCGATTcagctacataacgctactgtactgtctcgtgttgcttggctattacaaagagctaagatgtgtagaatcgcaaattagattttcatatgaaaaaaaaataccacgaATCATGAAGGAATCAtgaagtcgtagaataaaagttgcttgttttgatgtacccaagtagtctttaggaggttttgcgtttgataccaatAACCCTGAATTTACCCACCTGGTATACAAGtcttgtttagtttcaggaACAGCTGTTTTTGGACAGTGGTCTGTGTTGCGTTGGTTGTAGTAACTCTCCGTTGGTGTGTAAATAAGTCATTTTGGATTACACTGTTATTGTTTCGATgactgaaaattttaaattttaaccgTTTTAGTTTTGCCTAagttatacccctaaaccttcctcaggaataacTCTATTGGTGAacaccgcatgaaaatccatacaGTCGTTTTTCAGTTAatcacaaacagacagattcagtagaggactttgttttataatatgtaaggataatataAGTGAttgaaaaaactaaattttctttacatttgCCTTAAGAGGTATTGTGATATAAAGGGGCCTAGATGGGTTTTTATGAAGTAGATCCATTTTAGGGCATACACCCATTTCTGTGAAGAGGCAACATTTCCCCCACCTACGCAAAAGAGTATTTTAGAacttaaaacctaaaaaaatcttaaagatATTGCACTCTATTCAAAGCAGTTGCATTTATAAGCGAAGACAAAACCCTTCCCGACCATTATGTTAAATTCCAGAAATGTTACTATACCTTGAGGATATATCATTGTTACCAACAGTAACTTGAGTCAGtcttatttttgatgattctAATTTCTTGCACTTCTCTTTTATACtgattatttctaaattctgaaaaaaaagGTAAGTAATACGAATGTCTTAaatccatacaaaaaaatcaaaatatctgAATCCCAGCAAAATGCATGAGAATACAGTAGACAAGTCCATTTTGGTGAAAGGCaaaatgtgtttaattttgaggattacaatttatttcatcaccATACAAAGGGTATTCCAAATTGGAATACAATTAATGAGACAAAGTAGATTCCCACCTTAAAATCTAACTGGTTCCTCAAATCGCGCAGTTGAATATTAGCCATTGAGAGTTTGTCTGTCCACTCCATCTGCACTTTTTCTTGGGCTTTGATTTTCTCCAACCGTGCATTATCGACGGCCACCTGACACGTCTTCAATTGAGTCCTAAGTATCGACGCTTCCCCTTCTTTTGTAACACACTTTTCTAACAACTTCCCATTTTCAGATTTCAATTTAGCATTCTCCTCTTGCATTTGAAGTAATTGTCTGTACAAGTGACCAGAGTCCTGACCTTTGTAAAccttatcattaaaaaattttgCAATGTTGATAGTCTCTGGTACTTTCGTCATAACTTTATCAGACATTCCAGGTATAGATATCATTGAACACTTGTTCTTTAGATTGGTAGATATGGTGGCAGGTATAGAAGAACTGGGTTTTTTAAAGGAGAACCCATTGTTGGATGTGCTAGGCCCTGGATCATAGATTTGTGTGCTTGTGGACTGAGGTTGCATACACATTGAATAGTCCGGTAAAGAACTAATGTCATTATTGTAGGCTTGTTCGCAGGCTTGACTGGCCAAGAGAAGGATCTCATCGTCATTATCGTCCCCCCAGTTGTCATGGTCAGATTCTGATGAGAAAACAGTAAGTTTTCATAAAAGAGGTTATAATGTTAACAAACTGAAAATTTACCCAAAAAGTGCTATAATCTTAGAAGGGATATTATAGAGTTGTGATAAAAAGGTAAATATCTAACTCTTTCGAATCTgctaaagaataaatattaagtaaacaTAGGTACCTTGTTCAGGATTTTGACTCAAAGGAAAATTATGATCAGATATAGTCACATCGAGTTTGGCTTTTTTGCGTTCACCTTGCTGCTGCAGAAATATGAAACGTTTAgacattttgaattgaataaaatatctatttacaattctgaaaattgaaaattatttaattttggcgGCCCTTCTTAAGATCATGACAGTGACTGACGTCACCGtgatagttaaaaataaaataaacataaataaagtaaagatAAGGTTCTGTGTTGCTagtcactaaaataaaataggaatGGTATTCTAGGCGAATCGGTAAAATACGGTAAACAAACCATAGACAAAATAAGACGctcaaatttgacatttcaaTGTTTGTTTAGAATATCTTTGGTTTAGTTTGTCGTGGAAAATCGTGAGGGAAGGACGTGCGTCATGTCTGTTGCTTATAAACTTGGTGATCTAGTTTGGTATGTAGAGAAAATAATTCTACTTACGGTTTAATATTGATAGTAATGGTATTGAAAAATGTGTGACTCAActtgtgtgtttgtttcaGGGCCAAAATGAAGGGCTTCAGCCCATGGCCCGGCCGGGTAAGTGACTCTtctttccaaaaatataattccaacattaaattttgataagtAATACAATACTATTCAAAGAAACCAAAAGTCAATAACAAGCTCAATTTATAGTCTATTGATATGATGTGtcaaataatacctataataagGGCGGGAAATAGCTTATGTTTGGTTCCTTGACTAAGTATTTTGACTCTTTTTCAAacctgtaatttttttaaaataagtatagtgcatgtatttttttatgctcCACATAAATTAGGTCTATTCtatttactactttttttACCCAAAAAGTAACCTAATTATTTGTGATTTCCAGGTAGCCATACCTACTCCTGAGCTGAAGCCTCCTAAGAAGGCAACTAATGTGCAATGCATTTACTTCTTTGGCACCAACAACTAGTAAGTATCTAGTGCAATCAGTTTCATCATTAAAAAGGTTATATAGAAATCTGTGTCCAGGCCTACCAAATTACCACCCTTATGTCTAAAGACCATGTTGATGTGAAGATATTTATGGCCACTAGCTGTTTCTTTGTGCTTTGTTTCTGAAGGAATATTGGGATAAAACTACCAAACAGCACTTAGGAATATCATAAAGAATGGTTTAAGTTCAAAGACAAATCTACGTACGAGTCTCCTACACACAAATGTTTGTAACGCTTCTCACTagactatattataaaaggtTACAAGGGAGTACAAGATGTTTAATGTATAGGGTTATAAGTCAATTGACTCTTTAGCCCCCTTAATAGCTAGTATGCAATTGCTCATTGAATATTCTGTTATTGATAGCTAATCTGTGTTtcctaattataatatcttgttcttcatcatcatcacctGCCGCCCTCcttgacccactgctgggcataggcctccttccatCTACACCAACTAGATGCACAAAGATTGTCCATCCAGGACTGCCTTAACATTTTGTTCTTATTGactattatttatactgtATCTTACTCTTTGCTccggtaaaacaataattatttatttatttattgagtaattatacacctaaatgtTCCTAAGGAGTCATACTATTTGTTGGTGAAATCCTATGAAAATCTTactggtagtttttgagtttatcacccTTTCCTGTTTGCCTTTGTACAGACAAACGGGCTTTTTTAATATGATGAGGATTTATAACATCtgtttattcttttttagtATTTGCACAGCCTCTACCCtctgttttatgtatttatttttgttaactggaagagatcccttcatgggataaTTTCACCTCTGCATTTAACTTTACTCTTTAATGTCTACGTTTTGTTGTGTATTGTTACacaacaacataaaaaaagtacaatttctttgtcctattaatattataatgaattaatgtgaaagtttgttaggacttatatgtttatgtacctatatttgtttctctttcttgtgAAATTACTTgattgattgttatgaaatttggtacacaggtagaatataacctggaataatagatagagtactttttatcctgaaattcccacaggagcgaagtcccggggcgcagctagttgaaatatatattattagctgTTGCTCGCAGATCCTCAgcagcctatgtttgaacttgGATCATTAACGACGcctatttcaattttttatctgtaaaaaaatgtcacaatTTGCCTTCCCTATCAGTGCCTGGATAGAGGAGAACAACATCAAGCCGTACCAGGAATTCAAGGAGCAGCTGATCAAGTCCTGCAAGACTCTGGCTTTCAAGGAAGCCGTCAACCAGATCGAAGAGTATATTGTCAATCCGGAGGTAGGAAAccttatttgtttataagtttaTGCACACATATTGGACCTCACTGGACAagtcctaatatataatataataaaatatatctaagcTCACTGTGCCTTTTCTATAATGAGCTTAGtgacattttatagaaaaaatgtatCAGTCGAAACTTGATTGAAGCTCGGTAACAGTAGGCgagttgttattattattatgttcacACATTATAAACATCAGAAAACAGATAACCTTATTAGATTTCGTCAGCATCTTCCGTATTATTTCCCATCATTTGGGGTTGGCGTAATATGTCTTTTCTCTCcataagaatattatattttctatcatACTCACATCCTTTCAACTCCTTCTCTCATCCCTCAGCCAGtgaatctgtctgtctgtatgtctctTCCTTGATCTCCCTCTTCTACTTTAATATACTTTCTTAGATTTCAAAGGACACGTAGCCAACCTTGAGACTcgtagatagatagataaatgcatttatttataccaaaaaaacacattcacaataagaatgaaaaaatatatatttatttacttatttataaagtcactCACTGCACTAACACTTGCCCAAGGCGTGCAGTGAGCCaaagatttatattacttatctattattattgtctgacaaataatttatacacgcACACAAAAATCGTCTCAAATTATCATGGAatacatatattcatatacatatatatgtatgataaTACTACAACTACAATTAAGAAGAAAAAGGTAAATACTGACATACAAACTTATTCCATGTAGATTGTGCCTGTAGGCAATATTCCCAAGGATGTcaagcggccggttgtaaaatcacagcagtCTTAAAAATTTCTAGCTTTCTATTTGACGTTGACGCGGGCTTCGTGGCCTCACAGTCCCGTGTGAATCTCAGATATCCATTGCTTTGGTATTACTTGttactagcggtccgtcccggcttcggtcGGGTGAGAGCATAATGAATTATACCTGTATCgctatagacagacagacgcgacagaggacttcgttttataatatgtaagaataaggATTATCTTACAGCATATAGCAGGGTATTAGTCGAATTACACACACATTACCCACACTAAGAGATCAACgttgatcaattaaaattttctaaggaacacacaaaatgtttgtatttacctccgcactgtcgtcgaacagtttgcaaaattttgacggattcggtataaattgttgatttttcattgcgataaataaaatcactcatactaactactcaatgttcacgcattcgcgtcggcgtgcGTCTGAGTTCGGAGACAGTTTGGAGCTGTCTGAGCTGGCACAAAGTAACAACTAaattttaggtttattttacgCTACGCGTAGAGTAACAAGGGTTTTTGGATGACGTTGTTGTCGAACCTTTTTCGATTAAAATTGTCGATAGTTTAAATAACAGTAGCATCCGATTTTGATCACGAATCAAATCTACATTAACAATAGTATATGTAACTAAATGTTGCCAggcgctcccgtaggaattttgagataaagcctatagcaatattggataatgtatacatacattataaaggtgaattagaaaatttttgaaatcggttcggtagtttcggacattacccgcctcaaacatacaaactcacaaacgcttacctctttataataatagtatagctATTGCAGAACAATACTATCAATCTAATGAAATCGTAATTATGGTTTCATATTGttctttataaatagtattatccgtactataataataatactcttTTATTCGACCAACTAGGATCGTGGGTTAGTAGTGGCACTAAATGGTTAGAAAACTATTGTTAGTATAAACACAGAGAGACATACATAAAGATAGACACAACACTGATTACATTTGTCTGTTCCTCAGTATGTGAACCATTGCGCAATGGTTCATATACTACTACTACcgtactatcgatagtatcgaaTACTATTGCGTTTTCTCAAAATATCGATGGTTATCGATTATCGAGCGACAGCACTAGTTCAAGGCGCAGCCACGGCGCAACCTCTTAGTCACATACGGGACCATCTCTTTCTCATGGTCGCATGTTTCCCGTTAGggtcggggctgtgacgccacaaATCCCGGGGTAAAGGTAAAAAGTAACctaagattttgaaaattcttctGATTTCACAGGCCGCCAACCTGACATCAACactccttgggaatgccaCTGTTGCTTTCACCTTTCTGTTGGCCTTTCCTAGTtcctaggctatgtgtcccttaattgtctcgtacgacatccacgggaagattAGCaaaccagtgttagcaaatTTATACACTCGAAAATATTCTTAGAACCACAAGCCACTTTTGAGTAAGTGACGGTGTTTCTCCCAGAAATTTGGTGACATCGACGAGCACGCGATCAACGCTGAAGAAGAATTCGACAAGCTGAAGGATGTGCTGGAGAGCGAGGACGCGGAGCCAGAGGAGAAGGCCGAGGAAGATGCGCCCGCTGatgagaagaagaagaagagctCCACGCCCAAGGTGAGGATCACTTGAAACTGGAGTTATAGCTCACTACTTTgcgtattgtttttttaaactttcgcgctttgaacacataactgtttgaatttcacgagtgttttaaac from the Plodia interpunctella isolate USDA-ARS_2022_Savannah chromosome 20, ilPloInte3.2, whole genome shotgun sequence genome contains:
- the LOC128678846 gene encoding uncharacterized protein LOC128678846 isoform X1, with the protein product MSKRFIFLQQQGERKKAKLDVTISDHNFPLSQNPEQESDHDNWGDDNDDEILLLASQACEQAYNNDISSLPDYSMCMQPQSTSTQIYDPGPSTSNNGFSFKKPSSSIPATISTNLKNKCSMISIPGMSDKVMTKVPETINIAKFFNDKVYKGQDSGHLYRQLLQMQEENAKLKSENGKLLEKCVTKEGEASILRTQLKTCQVAVDNARLEKIKAQEKVQMEWTDKLSMANIQLRDLRNQLDFKNLEIISIKEKCKKLESSKIRLTQVTVGNNDISSSHRNNNSVIQNDLFTHQRRVTTTNATQTTVQKQLFLKLNKTCIPERSELHDLLPLVLEPTAQHHNILDYNDKLQKHTDSQKCRVYSTFHRLPSTPSSGKEVETNKLMLASVHEDLTIIAAGRQSGDLVGSYSNVFKAIKSVLLEVQNELETVSRRWSTAFQKDMDERYIDATASCRHVNERELLAGRSLYKEEQALLARRMVAIAARLLQNNKTKDLFTGIECSDTIENRNFKFLEVLQRICGLLDSTSCATLYSGLLLSTAKLIQDIHHDSIDELKMAITKSIISSRAMPFVACEVLNILKKMPEEFLRNFCPGSGTGNLKLDYDQGVLLFKKDSCYIQVLLKQIEVSLKCMERQNTQEAVAVTGNLINIYSNINVDYTEMNPDQRQSRCDCQLVLIQVIVYGLRICSVMLENNEITESKDRILAVCRSGIHVLYRCVVRDVEFGSQLGHNEGHLLHFCEIMRGFTHSELYSNMLSEISAPQPELAAFQHFSIAD
- the LOC128678846 gene encoding uncharacterized protein LOC128678846 isoform X2, with amino-acid sequence MSKRFIFLQQQGERKKAKLDVTISDHNFPLSQNPEQESDHDNWGDDNDDEILLLASQACEQAYNNDISSLPDYSMCMQPQSTSTQIYDPGPSTSNNGFSFKKPSSSIPATISTNLKNKCSMISIPGMSDKVMTKVPETINIAKFFNDKVYKGQDSGHLYRQLLQMQEENAKLKSENGKLLEKCVTKEGEASILRTQLKTCQVAVDNARLEKIKAQEKVQMEWTDKLSMANIQLRDLRNQLDFKNLEIISIKEKCKKLESSKIRLTQVTVGNNDISSSHRNNNSVIQNDLFTHQRRVTTTNATQTTVQKQLFLKLNKTCIPERSELHDLLPLVLEPTAQHHNILDYNDKLQKHTDSQKCRVYSTFHRLPSTPSSGKEVETNKLMLASVHEDLTIIAAGRQSGDLVGSYSNVFKAIKSVLLEVQNELETVSRRWSTAFQKDMDERYIDATASCRHVNERELLAGSLYKEEQALLARRMVAIAARLLQNNKTKDLFTGIECSDTIENRNFKFLEVLQRICGLLDSTSCATLYSGLLLSTAKLIQDIHHDSIDELKMAITKSIISSRAMPFVACEVLNILKKMPEEFLRNFCPGSGTGNLKLDYDQGVLLFKKDSCYIQVLLKQIEVSLKCMERQNTQEAVAVTGNLINIYSNINVDYTEMNPDQRQSRCDCQLVLIQVIVYGLRICSVMLENNEITESKDRILAVCRSGIHVLYRCVVRDVEFGSQLGHNEGHLLHFCEIMRGFTHSELYSNMLSEISAPQPELAAFQHFSIAD